The genomic segment CAGGGCCAAAAGCGTCGCGCAAACGTCCCATCAGTTCCACAGCGAGCTTGCGCTTATCCAGACCATCCGCATCTGTGTTCCATTGAGCTGACTCCATGTCGTCAATAGAGACAAAAGTCGGCTCACCACCCATGGTCAGCCGCACATCACCCTGCTCCAGTTCTTTATCGACTGTATGTCCTAGCGCTTCAATAGCGCTCCATTGCGCTTCACTGTATGGCTTGGTGACGCGAGGGTCTTCGTGGATGCGCTGTACGCTGTTATGGAAGCGGAACTCCACATTGCTGACACCTTGGTAGCCACCGGTAACCGGCGCTGCGCTAATCGGGTCAGCCGTGCATGCTAAAGGGATGTGACCCTCTCCGGCAAATAAACCGGATGTGGGGTCGAGGCCGATCCAGCCAGCTCCCGGCACATATAGTTCAGCCCAGGCGTGTAAATCGGTGAAGTCCTTTTCTGGGCCTGATGGTCCGTCCAGCGATTTGATGTCGGCAGTCAATTGAACCAGATATCCAGATACGAAGCGCGCGGCCAGCCCCAGATGGCGCAAAACTTGAACCAATAGCCATCCAGAATCACGACACGAACCCAGTGCCTTGGATAAGGTCTCTTCGCAGGTCTGTACGCCAGTTTCAAGTCGGACAGTATAATTGACGTGTTTATATAGTCGGGTGTTTAATGTAACCAGAAAATCCACGATCGCTGTTGGCGAACGGTCCACCCCAATTAGGAAATCCGTTAGCAAAGGGCCTTGTTCCTTGATTTCCAGATAAGGCCCCAGTTCTTTAAGAAGTTGGGCATCGTAGGTGAAAGGAAACGTCTCGGCATATTCCTCAACAAAAAAATCAAAAGGATTGATCACCGTCATATCGGCAACCAGATCAACCTCAATAGACAATTCACGTGTCTTTTCGGGAAATACCACCCGCGCCAGATAATTGCCGAAAGGATCTTGCTGCCAATTAATAAAATGGTTTTCTGGTTTGATGCGGAGAGAATAGGACTCAATAGGCGTGCGTGAGTGGACCGCAGGCCTTAACCGAAACACGTGCGGAATGAGCTGCACGGGTTGGTCATACCGGTATTGGGTCTTATGATTAAGCGCTACACGTATGGTCATTACTTTTTCCCAGTAGATGGCTGTACTTTATTGTTTAGCACAGGCGGCAAAAAATCTCGCCGCTAACGGTACATTAATTGATAATAATAATGCCAGAAGATAAATTTATTGATTGTCAGAGGGTTGCTGCTTTGTGCAGTACGGCAGTATTAATAGTACCATACACTTTATTTTTGATAGATCTGACGCTTATTTTCCGTCCCGCAAAGTTGTTGTTTTTGTCATAATGGAATAGAGAGTTTGTTATCGATTAACATCAACTTTTAATCGGGATCCGGGTTTAAATCGAATTACACGCTTAGGTGGTACATTTATCCTCTGACCTGTTTTAGGGTTGCGTGAAACTCTGGATTTTCGGGTATGTAAATTGAAACTGCCAAAGCCTCTTACTTCTATTCTTTTGCCTCCTGATAAGGCTGCAATCATAGCTTGAAGCAAAATTTTGGTAGCTTCTTCTACTTCACTTTTCCTGTTTACGCCAGATTTTCGGGCAATTCGCAGGAACAATTCAGAACGATTCATATATTTTCCCCGATGTATAAACGCTAAGTCAGATTCAGTTGAGCCTGATGATTACTGGTAAAAACGTCATATCCATCACCCTAAAATAGCAGGCTGGAATACAAACGAATTCACATTGGTTATTTACAAAGCAAATGTTGTTCCAGATGTTCTGTGTTGCTCGAAATTAATTTGTCCTGAAAAAAAGGGCACCCGCAGGCGCCCTGAAAAACCACCGGAGAGAGAAAGGTGGAGGAGGAGTAAGTAATGCCACGAATTTGATATGCAGTTAAAAAACCGACACATCACTTCCGCACTTATACATAAGCAATCGCCGTGCCAGTTTGTGTTTATTTCCCCGAAATCATTTACTCATCAGCTTTTATAGATAATTGTTTGATTTTTTCTAGTCAGGATTATTGGTTTGTTGATGCATGAAATTTGTGCACAAATTCTGTTCGATGCACCAAAAAAGTACTAAAGCTTATTAGAGGCACTTGAAAAAACTAATCGCTGAGGGGGCGTTTTTGAAAATAATAATTGGCTGGTTCCTACTGTGCAAGGCCATCTTCGAAGCGATTTTTAGCTA from the Sulfurirhabdus autotrophica genome contains:
- a CDS encoding HU family DNA-binding protein, with product MHRGKYMNRSELFLRIARKSGVNRKSEVEEATKILLQAMIAALSGGKRIEVRGFGSFNLHTRKSRVSRNPKTGQRINVPPKRVIRFKPGSRLKVDVNR